Proteins encoded together in one Acipenser ruthenus chromosome 22, fAciRut3.2 maternal haplotype, whole genome shotgun sequence window:
- the LOC117412882 gene encoding endoplasmic reticulum-Golgi intermediate compartment protein 1: MTFDVRRLDVYRKVPKDLTQPTYTGAFISICCCLFMLFLFLSELTGFIATELVNELYVDDPDKDSGGKIDVSLNISLPNLNCDLVGLDIQDEMGRHEVGHIDNSMKIPLNNGYGCRFEGKFSVNKVPGNFHVSTHSATAQPQNPDMTHVIHKLTFGEKLQVHTIHGAFNALAGSDRLASNPLASHDYILKIVPTVYEDMAGKHRFSYQYTVANKEYVAYSHTGRIIPAIWFRYDLSPITVKYTERRQPLYRFITTICAIIGGTFTVAGIIDSCIFTASEAWKKIQLGKMS; encoded by the exons GCTTGACGTCTACAGGAAGGTGCCTAAAGACCTGACCCAGCCAACCTACACTGGAGCCTTCA TTTCCATTTGCTGTTGCCTTTTCATGCTCTTTCTCTTCCTGTCCGAGCTCACTGGGTTTATAGCCACAGAACT AGTAAATGAACTTTATGTGGATGACCCAGATAAGGACAGTGGAGGGAAGATCGATGTGAGTTTAAACATCAGTTTGCCCAACTTGAACTGTGATC TCGTCGGGTTAGATATTCAGGATGAGATGGGCAGACACGAGGTGGGTCACATCGACAACTCCATGAAGATCCCTCTCAACAACGGCTATGGCTGCAGGTTCGAAGGGAAGTTCAGTGTAAACAAG gtaCCAGGTAACTTCCACGTATCGACCCACAGCGCCACGGCTCAGCCACAGAACCCTGACATGACCCACGTCATTCACAAACTCACCTTTGGAGAGAAACTGCAG GTGCACACTATTCATGGAGCCTTCAATGCCTTAGCAGGATCCGACAGACTGGCATCCAACC caCTTGCATCCCACGACTACATCTTAAAGATAGTGCCCACTGTGTATGAAGACATGGCCGGCAAACACAGGTTCTCTTATCAGTACACAGTGGCCAATAAG GAATACGTGGCCTACAGTCACACAGGCCGCATCATCCCGGCTATCTGGTTCCGCTATGACCTGAGCCCCATCACTGTGAAGTACACAGAGAGACGGCAGCCGCTGTACCGCTTCATCACCACG ATCTGTGCCATCATTGGAGGCACCTTCACTGTGGCCGGCATTATCGACTCCTGCATCTTCACTGCCTCTGAGGCCTGGAAGAAGATCCAACTCGGAAAAATGTCATGA